From Nymphaea colorata isolate Beijing-Zhang1983 chromosome 6, ASM883128v2, whole genome shotgun sequence, a single genomic window includes:
- the LOC116256128 gene encoding uncharacterized protein LOC116256128 isoform X1: MVNAILQVIPVSASLVPVLSSKSSSHRLCYRRDTIVVKTMLQQLPMSASLVPVLPPSGCKFQTFIDYLTRRRIDRSREFMVRSEQSDTEFEIDRVKAKEALKDLDQQLLNLSQRQIPKTRSLSSLEADIKKREPIAAGLETEDVPDVSGSYLAYIATFLVVITVLNNIAFNIFIKPSVDNKGPPPASASAKLFQEEIRQVPTL; this comes from the exons ATGGTGAATGCTATATTGCAAGTGATACCTGTGTCTGCATCCCTTGTACCAGTTTTAAGTTCGAAGTCCTCTTCCCATCGTCTTTGCTATAGACGCGATACAATAGTTGTGAAGACTATGCTGCAACAGCTACCCATGTCCGCATCCCTTGTACCAGTGTTGCCACCCAGTGGATGTAAGTTTCAGACCTTCATTGATTATCTTACTAGAAGAAGAATAGATAGAAGCAGAGAATTCATGGTTCGTTCTGAGCAGAGCGACACCGAGTTCGAGATTGATCGAGTGAAGGCCAAAGAGGCTCTAAAGGACCTCGATCAACAACTTTTGAACTTGTCCCAGAGACAAATTCCAAAAACCAGGTCCCTTTCTTCAttag AGGCAGATATCAAGAAAAGAGAGCCAATTGCTGCTGGGCTGGAAACAGAAGATGTGCCAGATGTTTCAGGATCATATTTGGCATATATTGCTACCTTTCTGGTCGTAATAACTGTTCTTAATAATATAGCATTCAATATATTTATCAAACCATCTGTTGATAATAAAGGGCCTCCACCTGCTAGTGCTAGTGCCAAATTGTTCCAGGAGGAGATACGGCAGGTTCCAACATTGTAA
- the LOC116256128 gene encoding uncharacterized protein LOC116256128 isoform X2 — MLQQLPMSASLVPVLPPSGCKFQTFIDYLTRRRIDRSREFMVRSEQSDTEFEIDRVKAKEALKDLDQQLLNLSQRQIPKTRSLSSLEADIKKREPIAAGLETEDVPDVSGSYLAYIATFLVVITVLNNIAFNIFIKPSVDNKGPPPASASAKLFQEEIRQVPTL, encoded by the exons ATGCTGCAACAGCTACCCATGTCCGCATCCCTTGTACCAGTGTTGCCACCCAGTGGATGTAAGTTTCAGACCTTCATTGATTATCTTACTAGAAGAAGAATAGATAGAAGCAGAGAATTCATGGTTCGTTCTGAGCAGAGCGACACCGAGTTCGAGATTGATCGAGTGAAGGCCAAAGAGGCTCTAAAGGACCTCGATCAACAACTTTTGAACTTGTCCCAGAGACAAATTCCAAAAACCAGGTCCCTTTCTTCAttag AGGCAGATATCAAGAAAAGAGAGCCAATTGCTGCTGGGCTGGAAACAGAAGATGTGCCAGATGTTTCAGGATCATATTTGGCATATATTGCTACCTTTCTGGTCGTAATAACTGTTCTTAATAATATAGCATTCAATATATTTATCAAACCATCTGTTGATAATAAAGGGCCTCCACCTGCTAGTGCTAGTGCCAAATTGTTCCAGGAGGAGATACGGCAGGTTCCAACATTGTAA